A genome region from Manis pentadactyla isolate mManPen7 chromosome 5, mManPen7.hap1, whole genome shotgun sequence includes the following:
- the TLR10 gene encoding toll-like receptor 10 — protein sequence MRHIRSIHIFYSIIMSVHGWASKLPEERELTTNCSNLSLQQVPTDLIPTTTTLDLSYNLLFQLQSSDFRAVSKLKVLILCHNRIQELDIKIFEFNKDLRYLDLSHNRLRIVTWYSLVGLRHLDLSFNDFDTLPICEETGNMSYLEILGLSGARIQKSDFQKISHLHLNTFFLGLRTLSHYEEGSLPILNTTKLHIVLPMNTNFWVLLCDGIKTSKILEMTNIDGKSQFASYETQQNLTLANSKTSMLLLNKVDVLWDDLLLIFQFVWHTSVEYFQIQHVTFGGKVYLDHKSFDYSNTVMRTIKLEHVHFRIFYIPQERVYLLFTEMDIENLTISDAQMPHMLFPIYPTRFQYLNFANNILTDDLFKNPIQLPHLETLILKGNKLETFSLVSCFANNTSLKHLDLSQNLLQHEYDENCFWPETLISMNLSSNKFADSVFRCLPRSIQILDLNNNKIQTVPKEIIHLKSLQELNLASNFLTDLPGCSNFRGLSILNIEMNLIVSPSLDFFQSCQKIKTLNAGRNPFRCTCELRDFIQLEKYSQGMMVGWSDSYICEYPLNLKGTRLKDVHLPELSCNTALLIITIVVIMLVLGITVAFCCHHFDLLRYLRMLGQWMWMWHRVRKTTQRQLKRNVQLQVFISYSEHDSAWVKHELIPNLEKEDSFVLISLHEENFDPGKNVTENIIKYIEKSQKSIFVLSPNFVQSEWCHYELYFAHHNLLHESSDHIILILLEPIPLYCIPSRYPMLKALMEKKAYLEWPKNRHKCELFWENLQAAIKVNSLETREICELQTFTELNEEPQGSTISLVRTDCL from the coding sequence ATGAGACATATCAGAAGCATTCACATATTTTATAGTATTATTATGTCAGTGCATGGATGGGCCTCAAAACTGCCAGAAGAAAGGGAACTGACCACCAACTGCTCCAACTTGTCTCTACAACAGGTTCCCACAGACTTGATCCCAACCACAACCACGCTGGATTTATCCTACAACCTCCTTTTTCAACTCCAGAGTTCAGATTTTCGTGCTGTCTCTAAACTGAAAGTTTTGATTCTGTGCCATAACAGAATCCAAGAGCTGGATATCAAGATCTTTGAATTCAACAAGGACTTAAGATATTTAGATTTGTCTCACAACAGACTAAGGATTGTAACTTGGTATTCACTGGTAGGTCTCAGACATTTAGATCTTTCTTTCAATGACTTTGATACTTTGCCTATCTGTGAGGAGACTGGTAACATGTCATACCTGGAAATCCTAGGCCTGAGCGGGGCAAGAATACAAAAATCAGATTTCCAGAAAATTTCTCATTTGCATCTAAATACTTTCTTCTTAGGATTGAGAACTCTTTCCCATTATGAAGAAGGTAGTCTGCCCATCTTAAACACGACAAAGCTTCACATTGTTTTACCAATGAACACAAATTTCTGGGTTCTTTTGTGTGATGGAATCAAGACTtcaaaaatattagaaatgacAAATATAGATGGCAAAAGCCAATTTGCAAGTTATGAAACTCAACAAAACCTTACTTTAGCGAATTCTAAGACATCTATGCTGTTACTTAATAAAGTTGATGTACTCTGGGATGACCTTCTCCTCATCTTCCAATTTGTTTGGCATACATCAGTAGAATACTTCCAAATCCAACATGTGACTTTTGGAGGTAAGGTTTATCTTGACCACAAGTCATTTGATTACTCAAATACTGTGATGAGAACTATAAAATTGGAGCATGTACATTTTCgaattttttatattccacaagagAGAGTTTACTTGCTTTTTACCGAAATGGATATAGAAAACCTGACAATATCAGATGCACAAATGCCACACATGCTGTTCCCTATTTATCCTACAAGATTCCAGTATTTAAATTTTGCTAATAATATCTTAACAGATGACCTGTTTAAAAACCCTATCCAATTGCCTCATTTGGAAACTCTCATTCTGAAAGGCAATAAATTGGAGACATTTTCCTTAGTGAGTTGCTTTGCTAACAACACATCCTTAAAACACTTAGATCTGAGCCAAAATCTGCTACAACACGAATATGATGAAAATTGCTTTTGGCCAGAAACGTTGATCTCTATGAACCTATCATCCAATAAATTTGCTGATTCTGTTTTCAGGTGCTTGCCCAGAAGTATTCAAATACTTGACCTGAATAATAACAAAATTCAAACTGTCCCAAAAGAGATAATTCATCTGAAGTCCTTGCAAGAGCTAAATCTTGCTTCTAATTTTCTAACTGATCTTCCTGGATGCAGTAATTTCAGAGGACTCTCAATTCTGAACATTGAAATGAACTTAATTGTTAGCCCATCTCTGGATTTTTTTCAGAGTTGCCAGAAAATTAAGACTCTAAATGCAGGAAGAAATCCATTCCGGTGTACTTGTGAATTAAGAGATTTCATTCAGCTTGAAAAATATTCACAGGGCATGATGGTTGGATGGTCAGATTCATACATCTGTGAATACCCTTTGAATCTAAAGGGGACCCGGTTAAAGGATGTTCATCTTCCTGAATTATCCTGCAACACAGCTCTGTTGATTATCACCATTGTGGTTATCATGCTAGTTCTAGGAATAACTGTGGCCTTCTGTTGCCATCACTTTGATCTGCTCAGGTATCTCAGGATGCTAGGTCAATGGATGTGGATGTGGCACAGGGTTAGGAAAACAACCCAAAGACAACTCAAGAGAAATGTCCAACTCCAAGTGTTTATTTCATATAGTGAACACGATTCTGCCTGGGTGAAGCATGAATTGATCCCCAATCTAGAGAAAGAAGATAGTTTTGTCTTGATTTCCCTTCATGAGGAAAACTTTGACCCTGGCAAGAATGTTACTGAAAATATCATAAAGTACATTGAGAAAAGCCAGAAgtccatttttgttttgtctccCAACTTTGTCCAGAGTGAGTGGTGCCATTATGAACTTTACTTTGCCCATCACAATCTCCTCCATGAAAGTTCTGATCACATAATTCTCATCTTATTGGAACCTATTCCACTCTACTGCATTCCTTCCAGGTATCCTATGCTGAAAGCTCTCATGGAAAAGAAAGCTTACTTGGAATGGCCCAAGAATAGGCATAAATGTGAACTTTTTTGGGAAAATCTGCAAGCTGCTATTAAAGTTAATTCATTAGAAACCAGAGAGATATGTGAACTACAAACATTTACAGAGCTGAATGAAGAACCCCAAGGTTCTACAATCTCTCTGGTAAGAACAGACTGCCTATAA